ttttaAAGAGGGGCTAAAAAACATATCACTTTTAAAAGGtggtatttttttataagtttcctcctaattaaaatacattttcacaattttcaatACTCTCAatacattttcatcactctcaaaaacactcaacaatattttttttaatattcgtgtcactccctcctagaaagttctttATCGGACGAAGGGAATAATAGTTTAACTATTTAAAGAATATGAACTTAActtccatttttatttatataaatttggtgaagtagttttaaaatattttttcaacttaaaattataaaatatacattagtTCAATGtatgaatataataaaaatgatattttaataattaaattaatttcatattattaatttttttcttataaatcATGAAATCTAAATCTATTcgtatttatatataattaattatttttaaaatataaaatatttattgtgTATTGCATGAacgatattttaattatttaaaaacatGAATAATCAAACgcttcaatatattttactagAATCTGATTTAAAATATTGGAAAATAAGgcgaaagaaaaataaaaataaaaacaaaaacaaaattagtTTCATATCCTTTACCAATCACCAATTCACCATTGCCGTCGTCTTGACTTTCCTTCCAAGCCAAAAACCCTAACCCCTAAAACCCCTACATTTCTCAAAATCCCTTCCACCTTCGTTTCCCTCCTCTCACACATATCCATGTCTTCATATTATCAAATGATACATATAACTCAGTTAGCATTTCTCTGAGAAAATCCCGCATCAATTTACACTACAACAATAAATGTTTAAAGTTTCTAAAATGAAGTCACTCCTCGCTCTCAGTCCATCTTTCTCCAATTCCGCCGCTGCCGCAGCTTCTCTCAACCTCTACTTTTTTTCAAGACCCTCCACTCTTCTTCGGACAAAAACCAAGATTAACCCCTTGAAAAACCCTACTTTTTTTCCGGCCATATTTTCGGTCAATTCACACGCTAATTATACAAAACCATATAGTAGTAGTCAAAGTCAGGGCTTGTGCACGGATGGCCGTGCATCGGGGGAGATTCATGTAATTGTGGGACCCATGTTCGCTGGGAAGACCACCACCCTTCTTAAGAGAATGAAGTCAGAGAGCAGTAATGGCAGGTTggattgattttctttttttgttggcACTCATTGTTTTAGTTGTTAACTTTGTTTGTGAATGCGTTGCCTCTAATGAACTTTGTTGATTTAATTCGCTCATTTGTTGGGTTGCAATTTGTTCTGATATGTTCACAGCTTTCATTGTAAGATAAGTTTTATTGGATTTTGAGGGTTGTAGAATTGATAATAAAGCACTCAATGGTGCCATCAGTTACTTGCCTTGGAACTTCAATAAGTTTGGACTCTTATCATTTAGTTCAGAAGTTAGGATTTGACGCAATTTTGAGTTTAATGGTTGGATTAATTGTCACTATTGAGATATTCCCAGATTTCAGGGCAACAAGAATTCCGGCCAGTTGGATAGAACATTAAAGGATCTCTGTTTCACGGGGAGAGTTAAAGAAGCTGTTGGAATATTATGCTGCACAGGAGTGCAAGTGCATGCTGACACGTATTCACTTGTCTTGCAAGAATGCATTTTTAGGAAGGAATATAAACAGGGCAGAAGAATTCATTGGCAAATGGTGGCATTTGGATTCGTTCCCGATGAGTATCTAAAGATCAAGATTTTGATCCTGTATGCAAAGTCTGGAGATTTGGATTCCGCACACATTCTTTTTGATATGTTGCTAATGAAAACTTTGATTTCATGGAATGCATTAATTGCAGGATACGTGCAAAAGGGGATGGACGAGGTGGGCTTGAGTCTGTATCACAGGATGAGACAGCTTGGTTGGATGCCTGACCAGTACACCTTTGCCTCTGTGTTTAGGGCCTGTTCCTCTCTAGCTGTACTGGAACAGGGCAAACAAGCCCATGGTGTACTGATTAAGAGTCAAATTAACGGAAATGTTGTAGTTAATAGTGCACTTATGGATATGTATTTCAAATGCAGTAGCCCTTTTGATGGGTTTAGAGTATTTAATACGTCTTTGGACAGAAATGTCATAACTTGGACTTCATTAATATCTGGATATGGCCTGAACGGGAGAGTGTCTGAGGTCTTGAATTCTTTTCATCAGATGATAAGTGAA
The genomic region above belongs to Salvia miltiorrhiza cultivar Shanhuang (shh) chromosome 5, IMPLAD_Smil_shh, whole genome shotgun sequence and contains:
- the LOC130985896 gene encoding LOW QUALITY PROTEIN: pentatricopeptide repeat-containing protein At4g16470 (The sequence of the model RefSeq protein was modified relative to this genomic sequence to represent the inferred CDS: substituted 4 bases at 4 genomic stop codons), with amino-acid sequence MAGWIDFLFLLALIVLVVNFVCECVASNELCXFNSLICWVAICSDMFTAFIVRXVLLDFEGCRIDNKALNGAISYLPWNFNKFGLLSFSSEVRIXRNFEFNGWINCHYXDIPRFQGNKNSGQLDRTLKDLCFTGRVKEAVGILCCTGVQVHADTYSLVLQECIFRKEYKQGRRIHWQMVAFGFVPDEYLKIKILILYAKSGDLDSAHILFDMLLMKTLISWNALIAGYVQKGMDEVGLSLYHRMRQLGWMPDQYTFASVFRACSSLAVLEQGKQAHGVLIKSQINGNVVVNSALMDMYFKCSSPFDGFRVFNTSLDRNVITWTSLISGYGLNGRVSEVLNSFHQMISEGVKPNQITFLAVLSACSHGGLVDKGWEYFSSMMRDYGVQPRGKHYAVMVDLLGRAGRLEEAYAFVQISHYKEHPAVWGALLGACRIHGNIDMVKLAAKNFFELEPENAGKYVVLSNAYATFGLWKNVAEIRRVMKGSGIKKEPGYSMIEVRKEVHFFFMGHNTHSETEQIHGLIRELAFIMKDAGDAPDFNIELE